The Cellulophaga sp. L1A9 genome window below encodes:
- a CDS encoding alpha/beta hydrolase, with translation MKKTVFFLAFAFCFVLNTSAQQLTLRKGVIIDSVRVHDTISENFALYIPKKFDVNKRWPVLFLFNMEGKGKAAIQPFLQAGENQDYILVASNEVNDSLSITQNVLITSRMIDRVISILPIDARRIYTGGIDLGGTFASIMPIVSKNIKGIVSIGGGLANADVLTSSNPFQFIGIASVNEYKSIQMEVSERLLNNLKFPNQLFTYEENTNPNAMYFVDLALQVFTLNSMAKGEVEKNEEFIHAAYRKNLMVVHSLIKDKKLLRAYSFSKEIIEIFRVHLDVSELKEVQKSLRKNKEYKVAKRMESNYRFQEQLLQEDYDYAVYEDVATYNFNNLGWWNYQMQEIEKFKNSENPYERQMGNRLKDFLDYIVDKNINELEEEKVVDEEGLSFLYMLNTITDPDDFEAYLEVISLSSKEEDYSTALFYLEELLKAGFTDKQKLYDIPNTALLRISPEYNALMLKYLKEARYDIKEQ, from the coding sequence ATGAAAAAAACAGTATTCTTCCTAGCTTTTGCCTTTTGTTTTGTTTTAAATACTTCAGCGCAACAATTAACTCTAAGGAAAGGGGTTATTATTGATTCAGTTCGTGTGCACGATACTATTTCTGAAAATTTCGCTTTGTACATTCCTAAGAAATTTGATGTAAATAAGCGTTGGCCTGTATTGTTTTTGTTCAATATGGAGGGTAAAGGCAAAGCTGCAATTCAGCCCTTTTTGCAGGCTGGAGAAAATCAGGATTATATTCTTGTGGCTTCAAATGAAGTAAACGATTCGCTTTCGATTACTCAGAATGTTTTAATAACTAGTAGGATGATTGATAGGGTAATTAGTATTTTGCCAATAGATGCTAGACGGATTTATACAGGAGGGATTGATTTAGGAGGAACATTTGCATCAATAATGCCTATTGTAAGTAAGAATATTAAAGGAATTGTTTCTATAGGAGGAGGTCTTGCAAATGCAGATGTTTTAACTTCTAGTAACCCATTTCAATTTATAGGTATAGCATCAGTCAATGAGTATAAAAGTATTCAAATGGAGGTTTCGGAACGTCTATTAAACAACCTGAAATTTCCAAATCAATTGTTTACCTATGAAGAAAATACAAATCCTAATGCTATGTATTTTGTTGATTTAGCATTACAGGTATTTACTTTAAATTCCATGGCTAAGGGTGAAGTAGAAAAAAATGAAGAGTTTATTCATGCCGCTTATCGCAAGAATTTAATGGTAGTACATAGTCTTATAAAAGATAAAAAGCTGTTGCGGGCTTATAGTTTTTCTAAAGAGATCATCGAAATTTTTCGCGTTCATTTAGATGTTTCAGAGCTTAAAGAGGTGCAAAAAAGTCTTAGAAAAAATAAAGAATACAAGGTCGCAAAACGTATGGAATCTAATTACAGATTTCAAGAACAATTGTTACAAGAAGATTATGATTATGCTGTTTATGAAGATGTTGCTACTTATAATTTTAATAATTTGGGGTGGTGGAATTATCAAATGCAGGAAATTGAAAAATTCAAGAATAGTGAAAACCCTTATGAGCGCCAGATGGGCAATAGGTTAAAAGATTTTTTAGATTATATAGTAGATAAAAATATAAATGAATTAGAAGAAGAGAAAGTAGTAGATGAAGAAGGCCTTAGCTTTCTGTATATGCTTAATACTATTACAGATCCTGATGATTTTGAGGCGTATTTAGAGGTAATATCATTGAGTTCAAAGGAGGAAGATTACAGTACCGCTTTATTTTATTTAGAAGAGTTGTTAAAAGCAGGATTTACGGATAAACAAAAACTTTACGATATACCAAATACAGCACTTTTAAGAATTTCGCCAGAGTACAATGCATTAATGTTAAAATACCTTAAGGAAGCTAGGTATGATATTAAGGAACAATAA
- the purU gene encoding formyltetrahydrofolate deformylase, whose product MKTTILIHCPDQSGIICSVTGFVHAQGGNIIYLDQHVDKASGELFMRIESEFLDTELSVNHFKSKFDEQLTTKFKIKWSIHTDETKPRMGLFVSKYNHCLYDLLSRFNSGELAVDIPFIISNHNDLEFVAKQFDIPFYHIPVTKTTKAEAENKQLELLAKYQIDFIVLARYMQIVTSKIIDRYPNKIINIHHSFLPAFAGAKPYHAAFKRGVKIIGATGHYVTEELDAGPIIAQDTTTVSHTNSIDDLIAKGRDLEKIVLSRAVKLHIQRKTMVYNNKTIVFS is encoded by the coding sequence GTGAAAACAACAATTTTAATACATTGTCCAGATCAATCTGGCATAATATGCTCCGTTACTGGTTTCGTTCATGCACAAGGAGGAAATATCATTTACTTAGACCAACATGTTGATAAAGCTTCTGGCGAACTATTCATGCGTATTGAAAGTGAATTTTTAGATACCGAACTCAGTGTAAATCACTTCAAATCTAAATTTGATGAGCAATTAACTACTAAGTTCAAAATAAAATGGAGTATTCATACTGATGAGACCAAACCCAGAATGGGATTGTTTGTCTCTAAATACAACCACTGTCTTTATGATTTATTGAGTCGCTTCAATTCAGGTGAATTAGCTGTTGACATTCCGTTTATTATTAGCAACCATAATGATTTAGAATTTGTCGCCAAGCAGTTTGATATTCCTTTTTATCATATTCCCGTAACAAAAACGACAAAGGCCGAAGCTGAAAATAAGCAACTAGAACTCTTAGCAAAATACCAGATAGATTTTATTGTTCTTGCGCGGTATATGCAAATTGTCACCAGTAAGATTATTGATCGCTATCCGAATAAAATAATAAACATTCATCATTCTTTTTTACCCGCTTTCGCAGGTGCCAAACCATACCATGCCGCTTTTAAAAGAGGGGTCAAAATAATAGGAGCCACAGGACACTATGTTACCGAAGAGTTAGACGCTGGACCAATTATTGCGCAAGATACCACGACAGTTTCTCACACAAATTCTATCGATGATCTTATTGCCAAAGGGCGTGATCTTGAAAAAATAGTTCTTTCAAGAGCTGTTAAACTGCACATTCAACGTAAAACAATGGTTTATAACAATAAAACCATTGTTTTCTCATAA
- a CDS encoding AraC family transcriptional regulator — protein MKKVIKTYFIVENKFNSSSTQVEDSLNQKNYSNVKSESKVIFKEPNSTTQKNFIHWFFLANALLGLCISALIFLKFSKLDINNVYFTIFLTGVSLMLLELALLWWNNVHYNPKVPFFRAQFYFWIPSLFLYMRNKIENRNTINLRENILQYLVPTMMLGSYIYILFFDVRILSQVLSSLTFKAIYTFIYLAFLVRISTKQKNKIPLNIKKWLVFLASFIIVIFLLLSTRAYFESDKNINSLSIYFLAILFSTFITIISFILFFQPEIFIKKENIEKEEKTKYKNSGLTDDMLNSLKIELNEILRVKKVYLDNTLTLEGLAEQLNTDRYSLSQTINQEFDKNYYELINDYRIEEAIRKIHNSESDLVICDLIYETGFNNKVSFYKAFKKRHLKTPLEYQKSIFKDKIIDP, from the coding sequence TTGAAAAAAGTTATTAAAACCTACTTCATTGTTGAAAACAAATTTAATTCTAGCTCAACTCAGGTTGAAGACTCCTTAAATCAAAAGAACTATTCCAATGTAAAAAGTGAATCTAAAGTTATTTTTAAAGAGCCCAATAGTACTACTCAAAAAAACTTTATTCATTGGTTTTTTTTGGCTAACGCCTTACTTGGACTTTGTATTTCCGCACTAATTTTCCTAAAATTTTCTAAGTTAGATATCAACAATGTCTACTTTACGATATTCTTAACGGGTGTTTCATTGATGCTTCTGGAACTAGCTTTGTTATGGTGGAATAACGTTCATTACAATCCAAAGGTGCCTTTTTTTAGAGCACAATTTTATTTTTGGATACCGTCTTTATTCCTCTATATGAGGAATAAAATTGAAAATAGAAATACCATAAATTTAAGAGAGAACATCTTACAGTATCTTGTACCCACAATGATGCTGGGTTCATACATCTATATCCTATTTTTTGATGTGAGAATTTTATCTCAAGTATTGAGTAGTTTAACGTTTAAAGCCATTTATACATTTATTTATCTTGCCTTTTTAGTTCGCATCAGCACAAAACAAAAAAATAAAATCCCTTTAAATATCAAAAAGTGGTTAGTTTTTCTCGCATCTTTTATTATTGTCATTTTTCTATTATTATCAACAAGGGCTTACTTCGAGAGCGATAAAAATATTAATTCATTAAGCATTTATTTTTTGGCAATCCTTTTTTCAACATTCATCACTATAATTTCGTTTATTTTATTCTTTCAACCAGAAATATTTATAAAAAAAGAGAATATAGAGAAAGAAGAAAAAACTAAATATAAAAATTCAGGCTTAACTGATGATATGTTGAATAGTCTAAAAATAGAACTTAACGAAATACTTAGAGTAAAGAAAGTTTACTTAGACAATACACTTACACTTGAAGGTCTTGCTGAACAATTAAATACTGACAGATATAGCTTATCACAGACTATTAACCAAGAATTTGACAAGAATTATTATGAACTAATTAACGATTATAGAATTGAAGAAGCCATTCGTAAGATTCATAATTCTGAAAGTGATTTAGTAATATGCGATTTAATATATGAAACCGGATTTAACAATAAGGTTTCCTTCTACAAAGCATTTAAAAAAAGACACCTTAAAACACCACTGGAATATCAAAAATCTATATTTAAAGATAAAATAATAGACCCTTAA
- a CDS encoding DUF1684 domain-containing protein has protein sequence MRKLLFLAVILLMSCKQEKKYHDVVANEIPQDISNAMADILKFQQELNKEYKDPETSPLYNKDRKNFETLDFFKPDTTLRIVAKFVRTPDALPFLMATTTDRKSEEVVYGIVYFKINGKDYQLEVYQSPTLMAQAKYREYLFLPFSDETNGGLTYTGGRYVDLSIPKGDTLMIDFNKAYNPYCAYNKKYSCPIVPKVNHLPVKINAGVKAFKKK, from the coding sequence ATGCGAAAATTACTTTTTTTAGCTGTAATTCTATTGATGAGTTGTAAGCAAGAAAAAAAATATCACGATGTTGTTGCAAATGAAATTCCACAAGATATTTCTAATGCTATGGCAGATATCTTAAAATTTCAACAGGAACTAAATAAGGAATATAAAGATCCTGAAACCTCTCCTCTATATAATAAGGACAGAAAGAATTTTGAAACCTTAGATTTTTTCAAACCAGATACTACATTAAGGATAGTCGCTAAATTTGTAAGAACTCCAGATGCTTTGCCTTTTTTAATGGCAACAACAACCGATAGAAAATCAGAAGAAGTAGTGTATGGTATTGTGTATTTTAAGATTAATGGAAAGGATTATCAGTTAGAAGTGTATCAAAGCCCTACGTTAATGGCGCAAGCGAAATATAGAGAGTATTTGTTTCTTCCATTTTCAGATGAAACCAATGGTGGTTTAACGTATACCGGCGGTAGGTATGTAGATTTATCTATTCCAAAAGGAGATACTTTAATGATCGATTTTAATAAAGCGTATAATCCCTATTGTGCCTATAATAAAAAGTATTCTTGTCCAATAGTACCTAAGGTGAATCATCTTCCTGTAAAAATTAATGCGGGGGTTAAGGCATTTAAAAAAAAGTAA
- a CDS encoding methylmalonyl-CoA mutase family protein codes for MEQIIPYTPKNKIRIVTAASLFDGHDSAINIMRRIIQSTGVEVIHLGHDRSVQEMVDCAIQEDVNAIALTSYQGGHNEYFRYMYDLLKERGAEHIKIFGGGGGVILPDEIKALMEYGIARIYSPDDGRTMGLQGMINDLVARSDFPVPDLNKIKNTSVTEALKTKDINTISRLISLAENRPDEFQKHFGAVTVPNTIPVLGITGTGGSGKSSLVDELVRRFLADFPEKRIGLISVDPSKRKTGGALLGDRIRMNAINNNRVYMRSLATRQSNLALSKYVEEAVQVLKAAEFDLIVLETSGIGQSDTEIIQHSDVSLYVMTPEFGAATQLEKIDMLDFADVVAINKFDKRGSLDALRDVKKQYMRNHNLWDMDQSDLPIFGTMASQFNDPGTNRLYRTLMDKLVEKAKANLKSSLKFNTDDKAHAFVIPPSRIRYLSEIAENNRSYDDKGIGQVQVAQRLYGVFQAILSILNVKPSAPEQLYLSKNGLDEDAIAAVGILEEHKTFLNLLIKEFDRIKLDLDPYHWEAILNWEEKVQKYKDPIYTFKVRDKELKLDTHTTSLSQTQIPKVALPKYKAWGDLLRWMIQENVPGEFPYTAGLYPFKRTGEDPTRMFAGEGGPERTNRRFHYVSLGLPAKRLSTAFDSVTLYGNDPDIRPDIYGKIGNAGVSVCCLDDAKKLYSGFDLSNAMTSVSMTINGPAPMLLGFFLNAAIDQNCEKYIKEHNLEKEVAAKIAALFKGREDKKPKYNGALPEGNNGLGLMLLGVTGDQVLPLDVYTTIKVNTLHEVRGTVQADILKEDQAQNTCIFSTEFALRLMGDVQEYFIQNQVRNFYSVSISGYHIAEAGANPITQLAFTLSNGFTYVEYYLSRGMDINAFGPNLSFFFSNGIDPEYAVIGRVARKIWAKALKHKYGAGPRAQMLKYHIQTSGRSLHAQEIDFNDIRTTLQALYAIYDNCNSLHTNAYDEAITTPTEESVRRAMAIQLIINKELGLAKNENPLQGSFIIEELTDLVEEAVLIEFDRITERGGVLGAMETMYQRSKIQEESLYYETLKHNGKFPIIGVNTFLSSKGSPTVLPAEVIRATDEEKKAQIVTLENLKEMNKEESKLALSEIQQAAMNNENIFEKLMEISKVSSLGQITNALFKVGGQYRRNM; via the coding sequence ATGGAACAAATTATCCCATATACACCGAAGAATAAAATACGAATAGTTACCGCAGCTTCTCTATTTGACGGGCATGATTCTGCCATAAATATAATGCGAAGAATTATCCAATCTACAGGGGTAGAGGTAATTCATCTTGGACATGATCGTAGTGTTCAGGAAATGGTAGATTGTGCGATTCAGGAAGATGTAAACGCCATTGCATTGACGTCCTATCAAGGAGGTCACAATGAATATTTCCGTTACATGTATGATTTGCTTAAGGAGCGTGGCGCAGAACATATAAAAATCTTTGGAGGTGGTGGGGGAGTCATCCTTCCAGATGAAATTAAAGCCTTGATGGAGTATGGTATTGCTCGTATTTATTCTCCAGATGATGGTAGGACAATGGGCTTGCAAGGAATGATCAATGATTTAGTTGCACGGAGTGATTTTCCTGTGCCGGATTTAAATAAAATTAAAAATACTTCAGTTACTGAGGCTTTGAAGACGAAAGATATTAATACTATTTCCAGACTAATTTCTTTGGCTGAAAATAGACCTGATGAATTTCAGAAACATTTTGGAGCTGTTACCGTACCTAATACTATTCCTGTGTTAGGAATTACAGGTACTGGTGGTTCTGGTAAATCTAGTTTAGTAGATGAGTTGGTGCGTAGGTTTTTGGCAGATTTTCCAGAAAAAAGAATCGGATTAATTTCTGTAGATCCTTCTAAAAGAAAAACAGGAGGTGCTTTATTGGGGGATCGTATACGTATGAATGCGATAAATAATAATCGTGTTTACATGCGTTCTTTAGCCACAAGGCAGTCTAACTTGGCATTGTCAAAATATGTAGAGGAGGCAGTTCAAGTATTAAAAGCAGCTGAATTTGATTTAATAGTATTAGAAACCTCAGGAATTGGTCAGTCAGACACGGAAATTATTCAACATTCAGATGTTTCATTGTACGTAATGACTCCAGAGTTTGGTGCTGCTACACAATTGGAGAAGATTGATATGCTTGATTTTGCTGATGTTGTAGCTATAAATAAATTTGATAAAAGAGGTTCTCTGGATGCTTTGCGTGATGTTAAAAAACAATACATGCGCAACCATAACCTTTGGGATATGGACCAAAGCGATTTGCCAATTTTCGGAACTATGGCGAGTCAATTTAATGATCCAGGTACCAATAGATTGTACCGCACCTTAATGGATAAATTAGTAGAAAAGGCAAAGGCCAATTTAAAATCTTCTTTAAAATTTAATACGGATGATAAAGCACACGCTTTTGTGATTCCTCCTTCGCGCATAAGATACCTCTCTGAAATTGCAGAGAATAATAGAAGCTATGACGATAAAGGAATTGGGCAAGTACAAGTTGCACAGCGACTTTATGGTGTGTTTCAAGCTATCTTGTCCATTTTAAATGTGAAGCCTAGTGCACCTGAGCAGTTGTACCTTTCAAAAAATGGATTGGATGAAGATGCGATTGCAGCGGTTGGCATATTAGAAGAGCATAAAACATTTCTAAACTTATTAATCAAAGAATTTGATCGTATAAAGTTAGATTTAGATCCCTATCATTGGGAGGCTATTCTTAACTGGGAGGAAAAAGTACAGAAGTATAAAGATCCTATTTACACGTTTAAAGTGCGTGACAAAGAATTGAAATTAGACACACATACAACATCTCTTTCTCAGACTCAAATTCCGAAAGTAGCACTCCCTAAATATAAAGCATGGGGCGATTTGCTGCGTTGGATGATTCAGGAAAACGTACCAGGAGAATTCCCATATACCGCTGGTTTGTATCCGTTTAAACGTACAGGAGAAGATCCTACTAGAATGTTTGCGGGTGAAGGTGGGCCAGAGCGTACCAACCGCCGTTTTCATTATGTAAGTTTAGGCTTGCCTGCAAAAAGACTTTCTACGGCCTTTGATTCGGTAACCTTATACGGCAACGACCCAGATATTAGGCCAGATATTTATGGTAAAATAGGAAATGCAGGAGTTTCTGTTTGTTGTTTAGACGATGCTAAAAAACTGTATTCAGGTTTCGATTTATCTAATGCTATGACTTCTGTGAGTATGACCATTAATGGTCCGGCACCTATGTTATTGGGCTTTTTCTTAAATGCGGCAATTGATCAAAATTGTGAGAAATATATAAAAGAACATAACTTAGAAAAAGAGGTTGCTGCTAAAATAGCAGCACTATTTAAAGGTAGGGAAGATAAAAAACCTAAGTACAATGGCGCCCTACCAGAAGGTAATAACGGTTTAGGTTTAATGCTTTTAGGAGTTACTGGAGATCAAGTTTTGCCTTTAGATGTATATACTACAATAAAGGTTAACACCTTACATGAAGTTAGAGGTACGGTGCAGGCAGATATTCTAAAAGAAGATCAAGCACAAAATACGTGTATTTTTTCTACTGAATTTGCATTGCGATTAATGGGAGATGTGCAAGAGTACTTTATTCAGAATCAAGTGCGTAATTTTTATTCAGTTTCTATATCTGGATACCATATTGCAGAAGCTGGGGCAAATCCTATTACACAATTAGCATTTACCTTATCAAATGGGTTTACTTATGTAGAGTATTATTTAAGTAGGGGAATGGATATTAATGCCTTCGGACCTAATTTATCGTTCTTCTTTTCAAACGGAATAGATCCAGAATATGCTGTAATTGGGCGTGTAGCACGTAAAATTTGGGCAAAAGCATTAAAACATAAATATGGAGCAGGGCCAAGAGCTCAAATGTTAAAATATCATATACAGACTTCTGGCCGTAGTTTGCACGCGCAAGAAATAGATTTTAATGATATCCGTACAACGCTTCAGGCGTTATATGCAATTTATGACAATTGCAATTCATTGCATACCAATGCTTATGATGAGGCTATTACTACGCCTACAGAAGAGTCTGTTCGTAGAGCAATGGCAATTCAGTTAATTATTAATAAGGAGTTAGGTTTAGCTAAAAATGAAAATCCGTTACAAGGCTCTTTTATTATTGAAGAACTAACGGATTTAGTAGAAGAGGCAGTTTTAATAGAATTTGATAGGATTACAGAACGTGGGGGAGTATTAGGTGCTATGGAAACCATGTATCAACGTTCTAAAATACAAGAAGAAAGCTTGTATTATGAGACATTAAAGCACAATGGCAAATTTCCTATTATTGGAGTCAATACATTTTTAAGTTCAAAAGGATCACCAACAGTACTGCCTGCGGAAGTAATCCGTGCGACAGATGAAGAGAAAAAAGCTCAGATTGTGACTTTGGAAAATCTGAAAGAAATGAATAAAGAAGAATCCAAACTGGCACTGAGTGAAATTCAACAAGCAGCAATGAATAATGAAAATATATTCGAGAAGCTTATGGAGATTTCAAAGGTAAGTTCTTTGGGTCAGATTACTAATGCGCTATTTAAAGTAGGAGGGCAATACCGAAGAAATATGTAA
- a CDS encoding Lrp/AsnC family transcriptional regulator, whose product MNPKIDDLNWGILQSLQKNARDSFANIGRKVGLTPPAVAERIKKMEDMGIINGYKAIISHTETGYQLKAMITLRAFMGKLKPFLEAVKTYEEVVNCYRITGNENIIMEVVFKDQFHLEKFIDMLIQYGETRTHIILSEVVSDAPVGRKAKS is encoded by the coding sequence TTGAATCCAAAGATTGATGATTTAAATTGGGGTATTCTTCAAAGCCTTCAGAAAAATGCAAGAGATTCTTTTGCAAATATAGGTCGTAAAGTAGGCCTTACGCCTCCTGCTGTTGCAGAACGAATTAAGAAAATGGAAGACATGGGAATTATTAATGGTTATAAAGCTATTATCTCTCATACAGAAACAGGGTATCAGTTGAAAGCCATGATTACGTTGCGCGCTTTTATGGGGAAATTGAAGCCCTTTTTAGAAGCGGTTAAAACGTATGAAGAAGTGGTAAACTGTTACCGAATAACAGGTAATGAGAATATTATCATGGAGGTAGTTTTTAAAGATCAATTTCATTTAGAGAAATTTATTGATATGTTAATTCAATATGGGGAGACAAGAACACATATAATTCTCTCAGAAGTGGTTTCTGATGCACCTGTTGGGAGAAAAGCCAAATCATAA
- a CDS encoding DUF4197 domain-containing protein produces the protein MKHKIIALSAVFLLFSCNELQQVVNQLPQSSTIGNAQIASGLREALDLGIEKQVQKLTQEDGFFKNDLVKIVLPEDLQKVDNTLRKMGLSSLADEGLKVLNRAAEDAVKEATPIFVDAVKGITFSDAKQILLGSDDAATNYLKSTTETQLYTSFSPVIKNSFSKVGADQVWSNLITKYNNIPFVTPVNPDLTDYVTGEALKGVYTMIAVEEQEIRTKSASRTTALLQKVFALQD, from the coding sequence ATGAAACATAAAATTATTGCGCTAAGCGCTGTTTTTCTATTATTTAGCTGTAATGAATTACAACAAGTTGTAAATCAACTTCCACAAAGTAGTACTATCGGTAACGCCCAAATAGCAAGTGGACTGCGAGAAGCTTTAGATTTAGGTATTGAAAAACAAGTTCAAAAATTAACCCAAGAAGATGGTTTCTTTAAAAATGATCTTGTAAAAATTGTTCTCCCTGAAGATTTACAGAAAGTAGATAATACGCTTCGCAAGATGGGCTTAAGCAGTTTAGCTGATGAAGGGCTTAAAGTTTTAAATCGCGCAGCAGAAGATGCTGTAAAAGAAGCTACTCCTATTTTTGTAGACGCAGTTAAAGGAATAACATTCAGTGATGCTAAGCAAATCTTATTGGGCAGTGATGATGCTGCTACAAATTATTTAAAATCTACTACAGAAACACAATTATATACTTCTTTCAGCCCTGTGATCAAAAATTCATTTTCTAAAGTAGGTGCAGATCAAGTATGGAGTAACCTTATTACTAAATACAACAACATTCCTTTTGTTACTCCAGTCAACCCTGATTTAACAGATTACGTAACAGGAGAAGCACTAAAAGGTGTTTATACAATGATTGCTGTTGAAGAACAGGAAATAAGAACTAAATCTGCTTCTAGAACTACGGCATTATTACAAAAAGTATTTGCATTGCAAGATTAA
- a CDS encoding DJ-1/PfpI family protein, with product MKAAIILLLSMFMLVSCSEINSTHSNKKALEKIQPDRYNVAFLIMDGTYNTEFTAPYDIFQHTQFRKNIKAMNVFTVANTLQPITTFEGVRILPDFDYTKKNLPNIDILVIPSAEHHLDTDLEDVVMLSFVKKVDEKALFMTSHCDGAFVLAKTGLLDTVASTTFPGDLIKYQERFPQLNVKKNSLFVHDGKYITSAGGAKSFEAALYLCEYLYGKEVAQSLAKGLVIDWDVNKTPHFIVP from the coding sequence ATGAAAGCTGCAATTATTTTACTCCTTTCTATGTTCATGCTGGTCTCCTGTAGCGAAATTAATTCTACTCACAGTAATAAAAAAGCTTTAGAAAAAATACAACCCGATCGTTATAATGTTGCATTCTTAATCATGGACGGCACTTATAATACTGAGTTCACCGCGCCTTACGATATTTTCCAACATACTCAATTTCGAAAAAATATTAAGGCAATGAATGTCTTTACGGTTGCCAATACACTGCAACCTATTACCACTTTTGAAGGCGTTCGCATTCTTCCTGATTTTGATTACACTAAAAAAAATCTTCCCAATATTGACATCTTAGTTATCCCCAGCGCAGAACATCATCTAGATACTGACTTAGAAGATGTTGTAATGCTTAGTTTTGTAAAAAAGGTTGATGAAAAGGCTCTTTTTATGACTAGTCATTGCGATGGCGCTTTCGTACTTGCCAAAACAGGATTGCTAGATACTGTGGCTTCCACCACGTTCCCTGGTGATTTAATTAAATACCAAGAAAGGTTTCCGCAATTAAATGTAAAGAAAAATTCTTTATTCGTGCATGACGGAAAATACATTACCTCCGCTGGTGGTGCAAAAAGTTTTGAAGCAGCACTTTATTTATGTGAATATTTATACGGAAAAGAGGTTGCTCAATCCTTAGCTAAAGGTCTTGTTATTGATTGGGATGTAAATAAAACGCCCCATTTTATTGTTCCTTAA